The following proteins are encoded in a genomic region of Bombus pyrosoma isolate SC7728 linkage group LG1, ASM1482585v1, whole genome shotgun sequence:
- the LOC122565952 gene encoding protein diaphanous isoform X2 → MANRKDKTSVGFLDTWFGRPKKSGRGGGVRSGSGNNTIPRPHSGDDFNEIEQQRCMIERMDKETVNDKFEEMLANMNLTEEKKEPLRQQSETKKREMLVLHYKGSIQENRSKFDKPADYIQYLAQPDLSVNKIYNCIESLRIALTNNPLSWVQEFGTKGLKQVLATLNECYRNAFIYYDSDNRYERIQYECIRCLKAIMNNTVGIKEMLAHHEALTIVARSLEPTKPSVMSEAVKLLGAVCLISSDSHKKVLDAITMNGEFKGRERFLPIVQGLMNKKNENLRVECLQLINSIISSAEELDFRLHLRNEIMRVGLADILETLEKNESEDLARHLKIFNDHKEEDYEEFVQRFDHVRLELDDVNDCFEVIKNMVMETSAEPYFLSILQHLLFVRDDALVRPAYYKLIEECVSQIVLHRSGCDPDFSATKRFQIDVQPLIDTLVEKSRAEEERRLVEVSQKLEEAIASKQEAEAKLQHAENKIRELEQGGARSTGVNANVVKCSSTPGTTNPPPPPPLPLANAGGSGSGMPPPPPPPPLPGFGGPRPPPPPLPGFAGPPPPPMPGMPSGPGPAPPPMPGFGPVPPPMMPGFVPGLNAAPQSLPLGLKPKKKWEVDAPLKRANWKAIMPHKLTEKSFWTKVQEDKLARPEILDGLVQKFASKPSGKKIDDVVDKSAPSKKVKDLKVLDGKAAQNILILLNGTLKHTSYEEVKSCLLKCEGPVISDNILQGLIQYLPPPDQLSKLQLYKDQYDDLTEAEQFCITISTIKRLLPRLRSLSFMLRYEELVQDVKPDIVAGTAACEEVKGSKKFAKILELILLLGNYMNSGSKNGQAFGFEISFLTKLTSTKDVDNKQTLMHYLVDTIERQFPECLSFPEELAHVDRASRVSLENVQRTLRQMDSNIRNLEQDLSNAKIPQSNDDLFLHVMGPFAKKARESYEVLQNMFKHMDSLYTEISEFFSFDKQKYTIEEFFGDIKTFKDDFMHAQKEIIKLREGEEKQRRAREAREKAEAEKAARAARKRALVDMNAHETQEGVMDSLMEALQTGSAFSRPDQRRKRQVRAAGAERRAQLNRSRSRTGLVGTGLLGRELSTELLSSA, encoded by the exons ATGGCCAACAGGAAAGACAAAACATCTGTAGGTTTC cTGGACACATGGTTCGGCCGGCCAAAAAAGTCCGGGCGTGGAGGTGGGGTCAGAAGTGGTTCGGGAAACAACACTATACCACGACCCCATTCCGGTGacgatttcaatgaaattgaacAACAACGTTGTATGATCGAAAGAATGGACAAAGAGACGGTGAACGACAAATTCGAGGAGATGTTG GCCAACATGAATCTGACCGAGGAGAAGAAAGAGCCCTTGAGACAGCAATCGGAAACAAAGAAGAGGGAGATGCTGGTTTTGCATTACAAAGGTAGCATACAGGAGAATAGATCAAAATTTGATAAACCAGCGGATTATATACAGTATTTGGCGCAACCCGATTTGAGCGTCAACAAGATCTACAACTGCATCGAGTCGTTAAGAATAGCGTTGACGAACAATCCTTTGAGTTGGGTTCAAGAATTTGGTACCAAAGGATTGAAACAGGTTTTAGCAACGCTCAACGAATGCTATCGGAA TGCCTTCATATATTACGATAg TGACAACCGGTACGAGCGAATACAGTACGAATGCATCCGATGTTTAAAGGCTATTATGAACAACACCGTCGGCATAAAGGAGATGTTGGCTCATCACGAAGCACTCACGATCGTAGCTAGATCGTTAGAGCCGACCAAACCATCGGTCATGTCCGAAGCTGTGAAATTGCTTGGCGCGGTTTGTCTCATTTCGAGCGACAGCCACAAGAAAGTCTTGGACGCGATCACCATGAACGGTGAATTCAAAGGAAGGGAAAGATTTTTACCGATCGTACAGGGCCTGATGAACAAGAAGAACGAGAACTTACGG GTGGAGTGCCTTCAACTTATCAATTCCATCATTTCTTCGGCCGAAGAACTAGACTTTAGATTGCATCTGCGAAATGAAATCATGCGGGTCGGCTTGGCTGATATTTTAGAGACATTGGAAAAGAACGAATCCGAGGATCTGGCCAGACATCTAAAAATCTTCAATGATCACAAGGAGGAAGATTACGAGGAATTTGTTCAAAGATTCGATCATGTTCGATTGGAATTGGACGATGTAAACGATTGTTTCGAAGTGATTAAAAATATGGTGATGGAAACATCCGCGGAACCATATTTTTTGTCGATACTTCAACATCTTTTATTCGTCAGAGACGATGCTCTGGTGAG GCCGGCCTACTATAAATTGATAGAAGAATGCGTGTCGCAAATAGTGTTGCACCGTTCAGGCTGTGATCCGGATTTTAGCGCAACCAAACGCTTTCAAATCGACGTTCAACCGTTGATTGATACGTTGGTCGAGAAATCGCGGGCAGAGGAAGAAAGACGATTGGTCGAAGTATCGCAAAAGTTGGAAGAGGCCATAGCTAGTAAGCAGGAAGCGGAGGCGAAACTCCAACACGCGGAGAACAAGATCAGGGAGCTGGAACAAGGAGGAGCGAGATCGACCGGTGTCAACGCT AATGTTGTGAAGTGTTCGTCCACACCAGGAACAACTAATCCACCGCCACCTCCACCGCTTCCGCTTGCAAATGCGGGCGGATCCGGATCGGGAAtgccaccgccgccgccgccgccaccactACCAGGTTTCGGCGGGCCGCGTCCACCTCCGCCACCTCTTCCCGGTTTCGCGGGACCTCCACCACCGCCTATGCCTGGTATGCCATCGGGACCGGGACCGGCACCTCCACCGATGCCAGGATTCGGTCCGGTACCTCCACCGATGATGCCTGGGTTCGTACCAGGCTTGAACGCTGCTCCACAATCGCTACCTTTAGGACTGAAGCCGAAGAAAAAGTGGGAAGTCGACGCGCCGTTGAAGAGAGCAAACTGGAAAGCG ATCATGCCTCATAAACTCACCGAAAAATCGTTTTGGACAAAAGTGCAAGAGGATAAGTTGGCCAGGCCCGAAATATTAGACGGCTTAGTTCAAAAGTTCGCATCGAAACCGAGTGGGAAGAAAATCGACGATGTCGTGGACAA ATCAGCTCCGTCGAAGAAAGTGAAAGATCTAAAAGTCCTGGATGGCAAAGCTGcgcaaaatattcttatattactTAATGGTACTTTAAAACACACGTCGTACGAAGAGGTCAAGTCATGTTTACTTAAGTGCGAAGGACCCGTTATCTCGGACAATATACTTCAAGGACTGATACAGTATTTACCACCACCGGACCAACTGTCGAAACTGCAACTCTACAAAGATCAGTACGACGATTTGACAGAGGCCGAACAATTTTGCATCACC ATATCAACGATCAAGAGATTATTGCCGAGACTGAGATCGTTAAGTTTCATGCTACGATACGAAGAACTGGTGCAAGATGTAAAGCCGGACATAGTAGCGGGGACGGCAGCCTGCGAGGAAGTAAAAGGTAGCAAAAAATTTGCCAAAATTCTCGAACTTATTCTTCTGCTTGGCAATTACATGAATTCCGGCTCGAAAAACGGCCAAGCCTTCGGCTTCGAGATCAGTTTTCTTACCAAG TTAACAAGCACCAAGGACGTCGACAACAAACAAACTCTGATGCACTATTTGGTGGACACGATAGAGCGACAATTCCCCGAGTGTCTGAGCTTCCCAGAAGAGCTAGCACACGTGGACAGAGCTAGTCGTGTTTCCTTGGAAAATGTACAGAGAACGTTGCGACAGATGGATTCCAATATTCGAAATCTTGAACAAGATTTGTCGAATGCCAAAATCCCACAATCGAATGACGATTTGTTCCTGCATGTTATGGGT CCTTTTGCGAAGAAAGCCCGCGAATCTTACGAAGTTCttcaaaatatgtttaaacaTATGGACAGTTTGTACACCGAAATTTcggaatttttttctttcgacaaGCAAAAGTACAcgatcgaagaattttttggggatataaaaacttttaaaGACGATTTTATG CATGCTcagaaggaaataataaaactacgagagggagaagagaaacaaagacGAGCGAGAGAGGCGCGAGAAAAAGCAGAAGCGGAGAAAGCGGCACGGGCTGCGCGGAAACGAGCACTGGTTGACATGAACGCCCACGAAACGCAGGAAGGTGTCATGGACAGCTTAATGGAGGCTCTACAAACTGGTTCCGCGTTCAGTCGGCCGGATCAACGACGAAAACGTCAAGTACGCGCCGCTGGTG cAGAGAGAAGAGCTCAACTTAATAGAAGTCGATCGCGTACAGGATTAGTCGGGACTGGTTTACTGGGAAGGGAACTTTCGAC AGAACTGTTAAGCTCGGCATAA
- the LOC122565952 gene encoding protein diaphanous isoform X1 produces MANRKDKTSVGFLDTWFGRPKKSGRGGGVRSGSGNNTIPRPHSGDDFNEIEQQRCMIERMDKETVNDKFEEMLANMNLTEEKKEPLRQQSETKKREMLVLHYKGSIQENRSKFDKPADYIQYLAQPDLSVNKIYNCIESLRIALTNNPLSWVQEFGTKGLKQVLATLNECYRNAFIYYDSDNRYERIQYECIRCLKAIMNNTVGIKEMLAHHEALTIVARSLEPTKPSVMSEAVKLLGAVCLISSDSHKKVLDAITMNGEFKGRERFLPIVQGLMNKKNENLRVECLQLINSIISSAEELDFRLHLRNEIMRVGLADILETLEKNESEDLARHLKIFNDHKEEDYEEFVQRFDHVRLELDDVNDCFEVIKNMVMETSAEPYFLSILQHLLFVRDDALVRPAYYKLIEECVSQIVLHRSGCDPDFSATKRFQIDVQPLIDTLVEKSRAEEERRLVEVSQKLEEAIASKQEAEAKLQHAENKIRELEQGGARSTGVNANVVKCSSTPGTTNPPPPPPLPLANAGGSGSGMPPPPPPPPLPGFGGPRPPPPPLPGFAGPPPPPMPGMPSGPGPAPPPMPGFGPVPPPMMPGFVPGLNAAPQSLPLGLKPKKKWEVDAPLKRANWKAIMPHKLTEKSFWTKVQEDKLARPEILDGLVQKFASKPSGKKIDDVVDKSAPSKKVKDLKVLDGKAAQNILILLNGTLKHTSYEEVKSCLLKCEGPVISDNILQGLIQYLPPPDQLSKLQLYKDQYDDLTEAEQFCITISTIKRLLPRLRSLSFMLRYEELVQDVKPDIVAGTAACEEVKGSKKFAKILELILLLGNYMNSGSKNGQAFGFEISFLTKLTSTKDVDNKQTLMHYLVDTIERQFPECLSFPEELAHVDRASRVSLENVQRTLRQMDSNIRNLEQDLSNAKIPQSNDDLFLHVMGPFAKKARESYEVLQNMFKHMDSLYTEISEFFSFDKQKYTIEEFFGDIKTFKDDFMHAQKEIIKLREGEEKQRRAREAREKAEAEKAARAARKRALVDMNAHETQEGVMDSLMEALQTGSAFSRPDQRRKRQVRAAGGKFYRAAYATTKSTKKEKLLLAKLYESGEAERRRMLRNRNKIVASSLPRGAVTSSASSDLTQYTTPEENQHLYKRLLLDRATRAPKRESFLSRVSSFQKSKQAEIECKRARVDRPMIEETPRREISIRRSRNFDKNSNSSSNSVQCSVVTAATLSSASSYGLVIDELKKRTPTHVESLASNDPSPCSSLQLSPCVLYQTVLVGEALKVSPARKRRVIVSKKHKRNSIVRRAVQSRRSKHARRSTMAGDTRSFGYLGSPSSESVSLIESYSVCRASDTTTTSDTASTRISRSMGDIATRIGKTISSPLKLIRTKNFGNNNAHWKDENENNLCNIEYSNGQFTTLKRLVRPEIANTSMKTTESNRLAIQMTDTTLESRVNNNLDIFHRLGYGNNALEFCSTSDRSIKSSIKRECDDIPSIATKEKQTVLMKRKSQKRTWKFW; encoded by the exons ATGGCCAACAGGAAAGACAAAACATCTGTAGGTTTC cTGGACACATGGTTCGGCCGGCCAAAAAAGTCCGGGCGTGGAGGTGGGGTCAGAAGTGGTTCGGGAAACAACACTATACCACGACCCCATTCCGGTGacgatttcaatgaaattgaacAACAACGTTGTATGATCGAAAGAATGGACAAAGAGACGGTGAACGACAAATTCGAGGAGATGTTG GCCAACATGAATCTGACCGAGGAGAAGAAAGAGCCCTTGAGACAGCAATCGGAAACAAAGAAGAGGGAGATGCTGGTTTTGCATTACAAAGGTAGCATACAGGAGAATAGATCAAAATTTGATAAACCAGCGGATTATATACAGTATTTGGCGCAACCCGATTTGAGCGTCAACAAGATCTACAACTGCATCGAGTCGTTAAGAATAGCGTTGACGAACAATCCTTTGAGTTGGGTTCAAGAATTTGGTACCAAAGGATTGAAACAGGTTTTAGCAACGCTCAACGAATGCTATCGGAA TGCCTTCATATATTACGATAg TGACAACCGGTACGAGCGAATACAGTACGAATGCATCCGATGTTTAAAGGCTATTATGAACAACACCGTCGGCATAAAGGAGATGTTGGCTCATCACGAAGCACTCACGATCGTAGCTAGATCGTTAGAGCCGACCAAACCATCGGTCATGTCCGAAGCTGTGAAATTGCTTGGCGCGGTTTGTCTCATTTCGAGCGACAGCCACAAGAAAGTCTTGGACGCGATCACCATGAACGGTGAATTCAAAGGAAGGGAAAGATTTTTACCGATCGTACAGGGCCTGATGAACAAGAAGAACGAGAACTTACGG GTGGAGTGCCTTCAACTTATCAATTCCATCATTTCTTCGGCCGAAGAACTAGACTTTAGATTGCATCTGCGAAATGAAATCATGCGGGTCGGCTTGGCTGATATTTTAGAGACATTGGAAAAGAACGAATCCGAGGATCTGGCCAGACATCTAAAAATCTTCAATGATCACAAGGAGGAAGATTACGAGGAATTTGTTCAAAGATTCGATCATGTTCGATTGGAATTGGACGATGTAAACGATTGTTTCGAAGTGATTAAAAATATGGTGATGGAAACATCCGCGGAACCATATTTTTTGTCGATACTTCAACATCTTTTATTCGTCAGAGACGATGCTCTGGTGAG GCCGGCCTACTATAAATTGATAGAAGAATGCGTGTCGCAAATAGTGTTGCACCGTTCAGGCTGTGATCCGGATTTTAGCGCAACCAAACGCTTTCAAATCGACGTTCAACCGTTGATTGATACGTTGGTCGAGAAATCGCGGGCAGAGGAAGAAAGACGATTGGTCGAAGTATCGCAAAAGTTGGAAGAGGCCATAGCTAGTAAGCAGGAAGCGGAGGCGAAACTCCAACACGCGGAGAACAAGATCAGGGAGCTGGAACAAGGAGGAGCGAGATCGACCGGTGTCAACGCT AATGTTGTGAAGTGTTCGTCCACACCAGGAACAACTAATCCACCGCCACCTCCACCGCTTCCGCTTGCAAATGCGGGCGGATCCGGATCGGGAAtgccaccgccgccgccgccgccaccactACCAGGTTTCGGCGGGCCGCGTCCACCTCCGCCACCTCTTCCCGGTTTCGCGGGACCTCCACCACCGCCTATGCCTGGTATGCCATCGGGACCGGGACCGGCACCTCCACCGATGCCAGGATTCGGTCCGGTACCTCCACCGATGATGCCTGGGTTCGTACCAGGCTTGAACGCTGCTCCACAATCGCTACCTTTAGGACTGAAGCCGAAGAAAAAGTGGGAAGTCGACGCGCCGTTGAAGAGAGCAAACTGGAAAGCG ATCATGCCTCATAAACTCACCGAAAAATCGTTTTGGACAAAAGTGCAAGAGGATAAGTTGGCCAGGCCCGAAATATTAGACGGCTTAGTTCAAAAGTTCGCATCGAAACCGAGTGGGAAGAAAATCGACGATGTCGTGGACAA ATCAGCTCCGTCGAAGAAAGTGAAAGATCTAAAAGTCCTGGATGGCAAAGCTGcgcaaaatattcttatattactTAATGGTACTTTAAAACACACGTCGTACGAAGAGGTCAAGTCATGTTTACTTAAGTGCGAAGGACCCGTTATCTCGGACAATATACTTCAAGGACTGATACAGTATTTACCACCACCGGACCAACTGTCGAAACTGCAACTCTACAAAGATCAGTACGACGATTTGACAGAGGCCGAACAATTTTGCATCACC ATATCAACGATCAAGAGATTATTGCCGAGACTGAGATCGTTAAGTTTCATGCTACGATACGAAGAACTGGTGCAAGATGTAAAGCCGGACATAGTAGCGGGGACGGCAGCCTGCGAGGAAGTAAAAGGTAGCAAAAAATTTGCCAAAATTCTCGAACTTATTCTTCTGCTTGGCAATTACATGAATTCCGGCTCGAAAAACGGCCAAGCCTTCGGCTTCGAGATCAGTTTTCTTACCAAG TTAACAAGCACCAAGGACGTCGACAACAAACAAACTCTGATGCACTATTTGGTGGACACGATAGAGCGACAATTCCCCGAGTGTCTGAGCTTCCCAGAAGAGCTAGCACACGTGGACAGAGCTAGTCGTGTTTCCTTGGAAAATGTACAGAGAACGTTGCGACAGATGGATTCCAATATTCGAAATCTTGAACAAGATTTGTCGAATGCCAAAATCCCACAATCGAATGACGATTTGTTCCTGCATGTTATGGGT CCTTTTGCGAAGAAAGCCCGCGAATCTTACGAAGTTCttcaaaatatgtttaaacaTATGGACAGTTTGTACACCGAAATTTcggaatttttttctttcgacaaGCAAAAGTACAcgatcgaagaattttttggggatataaaaacttttaaaGACGATTTTATG CATGCTcagaaggaaataataaaactacgagagggagaagagaaacaaagacGAGCGAGAGAGGCGCGAGAAAAAGCAGAAGCGGAGAAAGCGGCACGGGCTGCGCGGAAACGAGCACTGGTTGACATGAACGCCCACGAAACGCAGGAAGGTGTCATGGACAGCTTAATGGAGGCTCTACAAACTGGTTCCGCGTTCAGTCGGCCGGATCAACGACGAAAACGTCAAGTACGCGCCGCTGGTGGTAAGTTCTATAGGGCTGCATATGCTACGACGAAATCTACGAAGAAGGAGAAGTTGTTGCTGGCTAAATTGTACGAATCGGGAGAAGCCGAGCGGCGGCGCATGCttcgaaatcgaaataaaatcgtCGCCTCGTCTCTTCCTCGTGGTGCAGTCACGAGCTCGGCAAGTTCCGATTTAACACAGTATACGACACCGGAAGAGAATCAACATCTCTATAAGCGTTTGTTGCTCGATCGTGCCACGAGAGCGCCCAAGCGAGAAAGTTTTCTGTCTAGGGTCAGTTCGTTTCAGAAAAGCAAACAAGCCGAAATCGAATGCAAGAGAGCACGCGTCGATCGACCGATGATCGAAGAAACTCCGAGAAGAGAGATTTCTATAAGAAGATCtcgaaatttcgataaaaactCAAATTCATCCAGCAATTCTGTTCAATGTAGTGTCGTGACCGCTGCTACTTTATCGTCGGCCTCGTCATATGGACTCGTAATAGACGAACTGAAGAAGCGCACACCGACGCACGTCGAATCTCTAGCATCGAACGATCCGTCGCCGTGTTCGAGCTTGCAACTTTCACCCTGTGTTTTGTACCAGACGGTTTTAGTAGGCGAAGCTTTGAAAGTTAGCCCGGCGAGAAAACGACGCGTTATAGTAAGTAAGAAGCATAAGAGAAACAGTATCGTGCGTCGTGCCGTTCAAAGTCGTAGATCGAAGCATGCGAGGAGGTCGACGATGGCCGGTGACACAAGATCGTTTGGTTATTTAGGCAGTCCAAGCAGCGAAAGCGTTTCGCTGATCGAAAGTTATTCCGTTTGCCGTGCTTCCGATACCACTACCACTTCCGATACCGCATCGACCAGAATATCGCGATCCATGGGTGATATCGCGACGAGAATCGGCAAGACGATCTCCTCTCCGTTGAAGTtgattcgaacgaaaaatttcggGAACAATAACGCTCATTGGAAAGACGAGAATGAAAACAATCTGTGCAACATAGAGTATTCGAACGGTCAATTCACAACTTTGAAACGTTTAGTTCGACCCGAAATCGCGAATACAAGCATGAAAACAACCGAATCGAACAGACTCGCTATCCAAATGACCGACACCACTCTCGAGTCTCGAGTGAACAACAACCTTGATATCTTTCACCGATTAGGATACGGGAATAACGCGTTAGAATTTTGTTCGAcgtccgatcgatcgatcaaatcATCGATCAAACGAGAATGCGACGATATACCTTCGATTGCAACCAAAGAGAAACAAACCGTTCtaatgaaaaggaaaagtcAGAAACGGACTTGGAAATTTTGGTAG
- the LOC122565975 gene encoding protein PAT1 homolog 1, with protein MADFFFGFDTSLANNSLEDGLGCPFEEDDLGEEEEYDALNDETFGSEATIGDWEKDHEKLAEITESSRPHHQTTLDKKNVTDTDIEDNLSHLVLDEKEGIIPRPGVWDCPSNLSLPKLRPPLSLSSPLTNVCTVEQLEKGLIANRPPPRLNKPVQTQQQQHQQQQQQKSDGSLLFESLSAPPRFPPGLGIPPPHPVVLPPNVRFPHPQFLQHPRLIPNQTGNVLRYPLAAHLMLPHTAQRQPIHNSFCNNFPPQAPLSNLCPPPFLRADHSIIPPFSSNQAGHQQQQHSFSHSGNQRNQNRVFHHGEQQGNHQPFFKNNQYHRNHDRNNQRQYHYNHHCQGINGVIGSGEYDEYAGLMSSREKQWLINIQLLQLNTNEPYVDDYYYIVFCDRRNRQSINQEQKDKKQHNNNNNNSYHRDSRDREQPHVLSRPIYIPAQFENSLGKLQFASVIAPRKVIDMDVVPNSDPQLTTQIQQKDTKRTRQLLLEIERLYIIQLRLEDLHNPLALLNEQQQNQEGENEANNHKKSSTDLINMMLSAFLQLIQDDKLPSMLSIRKGKTLLLRFFPYLNVTEHRNQLEEIWNVIFRGLAMIGRRDSHLLMSLHSEFQRWFDTVHNFGTILRLARSLSDSANQPIKNNSLAFALTNKFGVSVIASMFEQAEKLYTTDDPSSSDWSSFITNIIEIIGETPPCVAPCRPIAANTLNQHLNRLAHLKCGRYTTLELLLTDANPSR; from the exons AATAACAGTTTAGAGGATGGTCTTGGGTGTCCATTCGAGGAAGATGATCTgggagaagaggaagaatatGATGCTCTAAACGACGAAACGTTTGGTTCTGAAGCCACTATTGGCGATTGGGAGAAAGACCATGAAAAACTTGCAGAAATTACAGAATCCAGTCGTCCTCATCATCAAACTACTTTGGACAAAAAA AATGTAACTGATACAGATATTGAAGATAATTTATCCCACTTGGTACTAGATGAGAAAGAAGGTATCATTCCACGCCCTGGAGTATGGGATTGTCCTTCCAACTTATCCCTTCCTAAACTTCGACCACCATTAAGCTTATCATCCCCATTAACCAATGTTTGCACCGTTGAACAACTAGAAAAGGGATTAATCGCAAACAGGCCACCACCTAGATTAAATAAACCTGTTCAGacgcagcagcaacaacatcaacaacaacaacaacagaaATCCGATGGATCGCTTTTGTTTGAATCTTTATCTGCGCCACCGCGCTTCCCGCCAGGGTTAGGTATACCACCTCCGCATCCTGTTGTTTTACCACCAAACGTGAGATTTCCTCATCCTCAGTTTCTACAGCACCCTAGATTAATACCCA ATCAAACTGGAAATGTATTAAGATATCCTTTAGCGGCACATTTGATGCTCCCACATACTGCTCAGAGGCAACCAATTCATAATTCGTTTTGCAATAATTTCCCACCA CAAGCACCGCTTTCGAATTTATGTCCTCCTCCGTTTTTACGAGCCGACCATAGCATAATACCTCCTTTCTCTAGCAATCAGGCTGGTCATCAGCAACAGCAACATTCTTTTTCGCATTCTGgaaatcaaagaaatcaaaatagAGTTTTCCATCATGGGGAACAACAAGGAAATCATCaaccattttttaaaaataaccaGTATCATCGTAACCATGATCGAAATAATCAGCGACAATATCATTATAATCATCACTGTCAAGGAATAAATGGTGTGATAGGTTCGGGAGAATACGATGAATACGCCGGTCTCATGAGTAGTCGAGAGAAACAGtggttaattaatattcaattattgcAACTTAACACAAACGAGCCATATGTCGACGATTATTACTATATCGTTTTCTGCGATAGAAGAAACAGACAGAGTATAAATCAAgaacaaaaagataaaaaacaacacaacaataacaataataatagttatCATAGAGATTCCAG GGATCGAGAACAACCACATGTGCTTTCAAGGCCCATATATATACCGGCacagtttgaaaattctttggGAAAATTACAGTTCGCCAGTGTTATTGCACCGCGAAAAGTCATTGACATGGATGTTGTACCGAATAGTGATCCTCAATTAACTACTCAAATACAGCAAAAAGATACGAAACGGACAAGACAATTGTTACTGGAAATTGAAAGG TTATATATAATCCAATTGAGACTAGAAGATCTACACAATCCTTTGGCTCTGCTTAACGAACAACAACAAAATCAAGAAGGCGAGAACGAAGCAAATAATCATAAGAAAAGCAGTacagatttaataaatatgatgtTATCAGCTTTTCTCCAGTTAATACAAGATGATAAATTACCAAGCATGCTAAGTATTCGAAAAGGAAAG ACGCTGTTACTGAGGTTTTTCCCATATTTGAATGTAACGGAACATCGCAATCAGTTAGAAGAAATATGGAATGTGATATTTCGAGGATTAGCTATGATAGGACGTAGAGATTCCCATCTATTGATGAGTCTGCATTCGGAATTCCAACGTTGGTTCGATACCGTACACAATTTCGGTACAATACTTCGACTAGCTCGATCGCTGTCTGATTCCGCTAATCAACCAATCAAGAACAACAGTTTAGCTTTTGCACTGACAAACAAG TTTGGTGTATCTGTAATTGCTTCGATGTTTGAACaagcagaaaaattatataccaCGGATGATCCTTCGTCTTCGGATTGGTCATCTTTCATAACAAACATCATCGAAATAATTGGTGAAACTCCACCCTGTGTCGCACCTTGTCGACCGATTGCTGCAAATACGCTCAATCAGCATTTAAATCGACTAGCTCATTTAAAATGTGGGAGATATACAACTCTGGAACTTCTACTAACTGATGCCAATCCTTCTCGATAG